Below is a window of Prosthecobacter algae DNA.
AAAGGTTCGTCGTCACGATTACCACGCCATCGAAGCGATCCAGTTCCTGCATCAGGCAGTTGCGGTTCTGGTTGATGGAAGTTGAGCAGGATTCGCCGGTTGATACACGCTTGGAAAGCAGGCTGTCAGCTTCATCGAAGAACAGCACGGCGTCGTGTTCACGGGCAGCAGAAAAGGCGGCTTTGATGTGCTTGGCGGTGTCGCCGAGGTATTTCGAGATGACCGCGCTGTAGTCCACTTGATAGAGCGGCTTTCCAAGGCGCAGCGCGATGCCGAGGGCTGCGCGCGTCTTGCCGGTTCCGGGCGGGCCGTAGAAGTTCAGGATGCAGCGGCCCTGCTGCGGTTGGATGGCGCTCAGGTTCCAGATGCGGTCCAGGTCAGCGCGGATCTCCAACGCTCGCAGACCGGCAAGGATGTCGGTCTTCACCTCAGGATGTAGGATCAGCTTGTCGAGGTCGTGACGGGACTCCGGCTGGACCAGCATCCCCACATCAGGGGGCGGCTCCTCTTCATCGCGATCCCTCCTGCGGCGACGCGGGTTACGGTGATCGTCGGAGGTGGCTGCATCGGCTGGCAGTTCGATTTCTGGGTCGGTTCGTGTGGGCATGGTGGTAGGATGTTTGGGTTCAGCCATTCGGCTCCGCAGCTTGCGTAGTTACAGTGCTGGAAAATGCCGCCTCAAGGCGCGTGGTGTCGCTGCCTTGCACGATCTGGCGCGCATAGGCGGGGATGCGTCGGCGCAGGATGATCATCTGGCGTTCGCTCAAGCTGCCGCGTCGCTGATAATGACGGGCGAAGCTGGTCAGGATTTCCGCATCAGGTCCGGTGAACCCGATGCCGTTGCGTTCGATGGTGGTTTCCCGGCATTGCTCGTCGGCGGTCTGGTTCTGGTAGATGCGCATCAGGGCACGCAGTGCCCAGCGGTCGTTGCTGGCAAGGCGGTGGCGCAGTTGTTCGATCATGTCTTTCTTGCTCATGGGTAGGTGGGTTCAGGTTCATTGCCCTTGTGGGCCGTCTCCTTGCCTCGTCACCGTGCCCTCCGTTGTCGCGCCGTTTGCGACACCATATTGGCGCTCGAACACCTCCATAAACCCCTGCTGCTTGATGTTTAGGTCCCACTGTTTGGCGAAGCTGCGCAGCTCCTTCATCCACTGTGACTGCTTCACCTTGACCAAGCCTTCGCGGCTCACCTCTGCCACCACTTGGTAGGCTCCGAGGTAACTGTTTTCATAGGTGAGTGGCGTCCATGTCGTGCCCTCTGCCGAAGGCACCACGAGGAACGTGAGTTCTGGATCGCGCATCGCATCGCCGTTCTGTTCAGAGTAATGCGCGATGCTGAGTTCATAGGCACCGTTCAGATAGGGGCCACCGATCACCTCGATCACCAGCCGCATGAACGGCGGGTTCTCGAGGCGGAGGTAGCGGGTGCGGACAGCTTCAAAGCCGCCGTGTTGATCAATCATCGTCTGGATGTTTTGCATGGTCGTTTGGTATGGGGTTGGGGGTCACCACTCGAAGAGCGGCAGGTCCGAAAAGATTTCGCCATCGGCATCGAGGCGCGCATAGGCGTAGCCACGAGCCTTGATGGCCAAGAGCACGCCGCGCAGGTGCGGGAACGTCGTCATTTCATCGGCATCGAGATCTTCGATGAGGAACAGATGACCCACGCCATCGAGGAGGTGGGCCAACAGGGGCGGATCATCCGGTGAACGGCACTCCAGCGGTCGAAGCCGCAGCAAGGCCTCAGCTTCGCTCGGTGGGATGTGCCGTGTGGACACCACGGGCACATGCATGATCCATGGGCCGGTGCTGTCGTGAAGGATGGGGATTTGGGCGGTAGTGAACAGGCTCATGAGGGTTGGTGGTCGAGATAGGATTCGAGATCGGCGAGCGCGGCCCGCACACAGCCGCCGCTGCCCACGGCGATTTGGTTCGCGGTGACGGAGGGCACGGC
It encodes the following:
- a CDS encoding ATP-binding protein, with translation MPTRTDPEIELPADAATSDDHRNPRRRRRDRDEEEPPPDVGMLVQPESRHDLDKLILHPEVKTDILAGLRALEIRADLDRIWNLSAIQPQQGRCILNFYGPPGTGKTRAALGIALRLGKPLYQVDYSAVISKYLGDTAKHIKAAFSAAREHDAVLFFDEADSLLSKRVSTGESCSTSINQNRNCLMQELDRFDGVVIVTTNLFENYDPALLRRIQRHIKFRVPNASMRRELFALHLPNPDRVQADYAVLAELSKGLSGGDILNICINAIYAGSTNPNPEQWMVTQTMLEREIAKAKKAKAEHSGEKGKSRRRIGFLDCCSSFQKQDTHSRMRSA
- a CDS encoding DUF6908 domain-containing protein, with translation MQNIQTMIDQHGGFEAVRTRYLRLENPPFMRLVIEVIGGPYLNGAYELSIAHYSEQNGDAMRDPELTFLVVPSAEGTTWTPLTYENSYLGAYQVVAEVSREGLVKVKQSQWMKELRSFAKQWDLNIKQQGFMEVFERQYGVANGATTEGTVTRQGDGPQGQ